The Salana multivorans genome window below encodes:
- a CDS encoding LacI family DNA-binding transcriptional regulator, which produces MATRADVAALAGVSESTVSYVLSGKRRISAPTRERVEQAMATLGYTKNPVASSLAGGRSNVIAWHYPIGEHGLSLTAFEYLSAASAAAAERHHHLLLWTGPLEDSDALSRLVATQLVDGVILTEVVMDDPRVAALRAGGLPLTLVGRPRESEDLAFVDADFERMASLALDHLAGLGHERLVFLDADIELPRIGYGPVVRITDALTRLAAERGLHLDVLSAGTTADDGRELVRAERLPPATAVLGFNPLTLAGVMDGVAAQGRSVPDDLSVLALGVTPATAALTSPPLATICVPSAVMGQRAVAVLGDEIDGRGTRQELVAPTLHPGASTGPAPRG; this is translated from the coding sequence CACCCGAGCCGACGTCGCGGCGCTCGCGGGCGTCTCCGAGAGCACCGTGTCCTACGTCCTGTCCGGCAAGCGACGGATCTCCGCCCCGACGCGGGAGCGGGTCGAGCAGGCGATGGCGACGCTCGGCTACACGAAGAACCCCGTGGCCAGCAGCCTCGCCGGTGGCCGCTCCAACGTCATCGCGTGGCACTACCCGATCGGGGAGCACGGCCTCAGCCTCACGGCGTTCGAGTACCTCTCGGCGGCGTCGGCGGCCGCCGCCGAGCGGCACCACCACCTGCTGCTGTGGACCGGTCCGCTCGAGGACTCCGACGCGCTCAGCCGGCTCGTCGCCACCCAGCTGGTCGACGGGGTCATCCTCACGGAGGTCGTCATGGACGACCCGCGAGTGGCGGCGCTGCGGGCGGGCGGCCTTCCGCTCACGCTCGTCGGGCGGCCGCGGGAGAGCGAGGACCTGGCGTTCGTCGACGCCGACTTCGAGCGGATGGCGAGCCTCGCCCTCGACCACCTGGCCGGGCTGGGTCACGAGCGGCTCGTCTTCCTCGACGCCGACATCGAGCTGCCGCGGATCGGCTACGGGCCGGTGGTACGGATCACCGACGCGCTCACCCGACTCGCCGCCGAGCGCGGGCTGCACCTGGACGTGCTCTCGGCCGGCACGACGGCGGACGACGGTCGCGAGCTCGTCCGCGCCGAGCGGCTCCCGCCTGCGACGGCCGTGCTCGGGTTCAACCCCCTGACCCTCGCGGGCGTCATGGACGGGGTCGCGGCGCAGGGCCGGTCGGTTCCCGACGACCTGTCCGTCCTCGCGCTCGGCGTCACGCCGGCGACGGCGGCGCTCACCAGTCCCCCGCTGGCGACGATCTGCGTCCCGAGCGCCGTCATGGGACAGCGGGCGGTGGCCGTGCTCGGCGACGAGATCGACGGACGCGGCACGCGTCAGGAGCTCGTCGCCCCGACGCTGCACCCCGGGGCCAGCACCGGCCCGGCGCCGCGCGGGTGA
- a CDS encoding alpha/beta fold hydrolase translates to MDLDRLRHPGDLVGPLWVVVAGYGPPLVLLHGNSESHRVFDRLVPLLAPRFTLVGIDSRGHGRSPRGDGELRIVRMADDVADVLTRLGLAGAPVVGFSDGGNIALELALRHPGVAGRLVIVGANLDPGGLAPFSLLWTEAAHAVSRVGARFLPRVAPLGSLSERLGLMTRDPEIDAGALRRVTQPVLVVVGERDVIRPEHTDLIVSALPDARLLRVAGVGHMVPWDAAPELAAAVERFLRPRGA, encoded by the coding sequence ATGGACCTCGACCGGCTGCGGCACCCCGGTGACCTCGTCGGGCCCCTGTGGGTCGTCGTGGCCGGGTACGGGCCACCGCTCGTCCTGCTGCACGGGAACTCCGAGTCGCACCGCGTGTTCGACCGCCTCGTCCCGCTGCTCGCGCCCCGCTTCACGCTCGTCGGGATCGACTCGCGCGGACACGGGCGCTCGCCGCGCGGGGACGGCGAGCTGCGGATCGTCCGGATGGCCGACGACGTCGCGGACGTCCTGACGCGGCTGGGCCTCGCCGGGGCGCCCGTCGTCGGCTTCAGCGACGGCGGCAACATCGCGCTGGAGCTCGCCCTGCGGCACCCGGGGGTGGCCGGCCGGCTCGTGATCGTCGGGGCGAACCTCGATCCCGGCGGCCTCGCGCCGTTCTCGCTGCTGTGGACCGAGGCCGCGCACGCCGTCTCGCGGGTCGGCGCCCGGTTCCTGCCGCGGGTCGCGCCGCTCGGCTCGCTCAGCGAGCGGCTCGGGCTCATGACGAGGGACCCGGAGATCGATGCGGGCGCGCTGCGGCGGGTGACGCAGCCCGTCCTCGTCGTGGTGGGTGAGCGCGACGTCATCCGGCCCGAGCACACCGACCTCATCGTGTCCGCGCTGCCGGACGCCAGGCTCCTGCGCGTCGCCGGCGTCGGTCACATGGTCCCGTGGGACGCGGCGCCCGAGCTGGCCGCGGCCGTGGAGCGCTTCCTCCGACCGCGCGGCGCCTGA
- a CDS encoding OsmC family protein: protein MGRHRYELTIEWTGSGGSGTTSPRAYSRDHTVTAAGPAPIAGSSDPAFRGDPARWNPEQLFVASIAQCHMLWYLGLAAAAGVVVLEYVDRPTGVMVEEPSGAGQFESVTLRPRVRIDPASDAVLAEELHHRVGEYCFIARSIAVPVRHEVTIETV, encoded by the coding sequence ATGGGACGGCACCGGTACGAGCTCACGATCGAGTGGACGGGCTCGGGCGGATCCGGGACGACGTCGCCGCGCGCCTACTCCCGCGACCACACCGTGACGGCCGCCGGGCCGGCCCCGATCGCCGGCTCCTCCGACCCGGCGTTCCGCGGCGACCCGGCCCGGTGGAACCCGGAGCAGCTCTTCGTGGCCTCGATCGCGCAGTGCCACATGCTCTGGTACCTCGGCCTCGCCGCCGCGGCCGGTGTCGTCGTCCTCGAGTACGTCGACCGGCCGACCGGGGTCATGGTCGAGGAGCCGAGCGGCGCGGGTCAGTTCGAGAGCGTGACGCTCCGTCCCCGCGTGCGGATCGACCCGGCCTCCGACGCCGTCCTCGCCGAGGAGCTGCACCACCGCGTGGGGGAGTACTGCTTCATCGCGCGCTCGATCGCCGTCCCGGTGCGGCACGAGGTCACGATCGAGACGGTGTGA
- the truB gene encoding tRNA pseudouridine(55) synthase TruB: MTLDESRTTRSPSGGGAPSPDGLLVVDKPAGWTSHDVVARARRILGTKKVGHAGTLDPMATGVLVLGVGRSTRLLTYVVGADKTYLATIRLGQDTVTDDAEGEVTATRGASGVERSALEAGVARLTGDIEQVPSAVSAIKVGGRRSYARVRAGEDVALSARPVSVTDFTILATRSATADDATPVLDVDVSVTCSSGTYVRALARDLGADLGTGGHLTALRRTRVAGYTLDAAIDLASCLGPDGAVVARPELLTPALAAAAAMPVRRVTEDEAVDLGHGRWLAPTGAAGPHAAIAPDGRLLAVLEDQTRRGELLARPVVVHGVA; encoded by the coding sequence CTGACGCTGGACGAGTCACGCACGACGAGAAGCCCGTCGGGTGGGGGAGCCCCCTCGCCCGACGGGCTTCTCGTCGTCGACAAGCCGGCCGGCTGGACGTCGCACGACGTCGTCGCCCGCGCCCGGCGCATCCTCGGGACGAAGAAGGTCGGCCACGCGGGGACGCTCGACCCGATGGCCACGGGCGTGCTCGTGCTCGGGGTCGGCCGCTCGACGCGGCTGCTCACCTACGTCGTCGGGGCGGACAAGACGTATCTCGCGACGATCCGGTTGGGACAGGACACCGTGACCGACGACGCCGAGGGCGAGGTCACGGCGACGCGCGGCGCGTCCGGCGTCGAGCGATCGGCGCTCGAGGCGGGGGTCGCGCGCCTGACCGGCGACATCGAGCAGGTGCCGAGCGCCGTCAGCGCCATCAAGGTCGGCGGCCGACGCTCCTACGCGCGCGTGCGCGCCGGGGAGGACGTCGCCCTGTCCGCGCGTCCCGTCAGCGTCACGGACTTCACGATCCTCGCGACCCGGTCGGCGACGGCGGACGACGCGACCCCCGTCCTCGACGTCGACGTGTCCGTGACGTGCTCCTCCGGCACCTACGTCCGCGCGCTCGCGCGCGACCTCGGCGCGGACCTCGGCACGGGCGGCCACCTCACGGCGCTGCGCCGCACCCGGGTGGCCGGCTACACGCTCGACGCGGCGATCGACCTCGCCTCCTGCCTCGGACCCGACGGCGCCGTCGTCGCGCGACCCGAGCTGCTGACCCCGGCGCTGGCCGCCGCGGCCGCGATGCCCGTGCGCCGCGTGACCGAGGACGAGGCCGTCGACCTCGGGCACGGCCGCTGGCTCGCGCCGACCGGTGCGGCCGGCCCGCACGCGGCGATCGCGCCCGACGGGCGGCTGCTGGCCGTGCTGGAGGACCAGACCCGGCGCGGGGAGCTGCTCGCCCGCCCCGTGGTCGTGCACGGCGTCGCATAG
- the rbfA gene encoding 30S ribosome-binding factor RbfA yields the protein MSDNSRAIRLGEAIKEIVATMLDTRIKDPRLGFVTVTGVKVTGDLQHATVFYTVLGDEAQATASAAALESAKGLLRSEVGKQTGVKFTPTLTFQLDHTPQTAADIAEALRVAAARDAEIRALAEGKQPAGEADPYRVAADEESDDASDDDADDELV from the coding sequence ATGAGCGACAACTCGCGGGCGATCCGGCTCGGTGAGGCGATCAAGGAGATCGTCGCGACGATGCTCGACACGCGGATCAAGGATCCGCGGCTCGGCTTCGTCACCGTGACGGGCGTCAAGGTGACCGGCGACCTCCAGCACGCGACCGTGTTCTACACGGTGCTCGGCGACGAGGCGCAGGCCACCGCGTCCGCGGCGGCGCTGGAGTCCGCCAAGGGTCTCCTGCGCAGCGAGGTCGGCAAGCAGACGGGCGTCAAGTTCACCCCGACGCTCACCTTCCAGCTCGACCACACGCCGCAGACCGCGGCCGACATCGCCGAGGCGCTGCGCGTCGCTGCGGCGCGCGACGCCGAGATCCGGGCGCTCGCCGAGGGCAAGCAGCCCGCGGGCGAGGCCGACCCGTATCGCGTGGCGGCCGACGAGGAGTCCGACGACGCGTCGGACGACGACGCGGACGACGAGCTGGTCTGA
- the infB gene encoding translation initiation factor IF-2, whose translation MAKTRVHELARELGTSSKNLLEELNTMGEYVKSASSTIEAPVERRLREKYASASPAPTPDAARPSAAQPTTSAGRRSGGPKPGAPAASPTPDAEPSAPAPAEAPAPAARPAEASPAAGAPEEPAAPAARTSAASATPGGPTPGPRPGPAARPSSGRDGRDGRGDRDARPGNNPYAPSQGMPRPGGSGGPRPGSSARPGNNPYAPSQGMPRPGGSGGPRPGGTGGPGASGSPRGAGGAAGPRPGGPRPSPAAMPGRSSVGRPGAPARGGQGGPGGAQGGPGGRGRPGGGGGFGGRPGGGGGAPGGGGGFTGGGGRPGGGGRGRGGTQGAFGRAGGKPVRARKSRRAKRQEFEQMSAPTIGGVSVPRGDGTTVVRIRRGASLNDFADRIDANPASLVTVLFHLGEMATVTQALDEGTLEALGGELGYVVEIVSPEDEDRELLESFDIDLDAELEAEGDEDLQPRPPVVTVMGHVDHGKTKLLDAIRSSDVVAGEAGGITQHIGAYQVTVEHEGADRAITFIDTPGHEAFTAMRARGADVTDIAILVVAADDGVMPQTIEALNHAQAAGVPIVVAVNKIDKESANPDKVMQQLTEYNLVAEAYGGDTMFVPISALKRTGIDELLEAVLLTADASLDLRANPDKDARGVAIEANLDKGRGSVATVLVQSGTLNVGDAIVAGTAYGRVRAMFDDRGEALAQAGPSCPVQVLGLTSVPRAGDTFLVAPDDRTARQIADKRDAAERAALLARRRKRMSLEDFTEALERGKVDTLNLVLKGDVSGAVEALEDALLKIDVGDEVELRIIHRGVGAITQNDVNLATVDNAVIIGFNVRPDVRVAELADREGVDIRYYSIIYQAIEDVENSLKGMLKPIYEEVQLGTAEIRQIFRSSKFGNIAGSIVRSGLIRRNAAARVLRDGVVVGDNLKIESLRREKDDVTEVREGFECGIGLGSFNDIREGDVIETFEMREKERTA comes from the coding sequence GTGGCCAAGACCCGCGTGCACGAACTAGCACGGGAGCTCGGCACGAGCAGCAAGAACCTGCTCGAAGAGCTGAACACGATGGGGGAGTACGTCAAGTCGGCGTCCTCGACCATCGAGGCGCCGGTCGAACGGCGCCTGCGGGAGAAGTACGCCTCGGCGTCCCCCGCCCCGACCCCCGACGCTGCCAGGCCATCGGCCGCGCAGCCCACGACGTCCGCCGGCCGCCGGTCCGGCGGTCCGAAGCCCGGCGCGCCCGCGGCTTCCCCGACGCCGGACGCCGAGCCGTCCGCCCCGGCTCCGGCCGAGGCACCGGCTCCCGCCGCCCGGCCGGCCGAGGCCTCCCCGGCCGCCGGAGCCCCCGAGGAGCCGGCGGCACCCGCCGCCCGGACGTCCGCGGCCTCCGCGACGCCCGGCGGTCCGACCCCCGGCCCGCGTCCCGGCCCGGCCGCCCGTCCGAGCTCCGGACGCGACGGTCGTGACGGTCGCGGTGACCGCGACGCCCGTCCCGGCAACAACCCGTACGCGCCCTCGCAGGGCATGCCGCGTCCCGGCGGCTCGGGCGGTCCCCGCCCGGGCAGCTCGGCCCGTCCCGGCAACAACCCGTACGCGCCCTCGCAGGGCATGCCGCGTCCCGGCGGCTCGGGCGGTCCCCGCCCGGGTGGGACGGGCGGCCCCGGCGCGTCCGGCAGCCCGCGTGGCGCCGGTGGCGCCGCAGGTCCCCGTCCCGGCGGTCCTCGTCCCTCGCCCGCGGCGATGCCCGGACGCAGCTCCGTCGGGCGCCCCGGCGCTCCGGCGCGTGGCGGTCAGGGCGGCCCCGGCGGCGCCCAGGGCGGTCCCGGCGGCCGTGGTCGTCCCGGTGGCGGCGGTGGCTTCGGCGGCCGTCCCGGCGGTGGCGGTGGCGCTCCCGGCGGTGGCGGCGGCTTCACCGGCGGCGGTGGCCGTCCCGGTGGTGGCGGCCGCGGTCGCGGCGGCACCCAGGGTGCCTTCGGTCGCGCTGGCGGCAAGCCGGTCCGCGCTCGCAAGTCGCGTCGCGCGAAGCGGCAGGAGTTCGAGCAGATGTCCGCGCCGACGATCGGCGGCGTGTCCGTTCCCCGCGGAGACGGCACGACGGTCGTCCGCATCCGTCGCGGCGCGAGCCTGAACGACTTCGCCGACCGGATCGACGCGAACCCCGCGAGCCTCGTCACCGTCCTGTTCCACCTCGGTGAGATGGCGACCGTGACCCAGGCCCTCGACGAGGGAACGCTCGAGGCGCTCGGCGGCGAGCTCGGCTACGTGGTCGAGATCGTCTCCCCGGAGGACGAGGACCGCGAGCTGCTCGAGTCGTTCGACATCGACCTGGACGCGGAGCTCGAGGCCGAGGGCGACGAGGACCTGCAGCCGCGGCCCCCGGTGGTCACGGTCATGGGTCACGTCGACCACGGAAAGACCAAGCTCCTCGACGCGATCCGCTCCTCGGACGTCGTCGCGGGCGAGGCCGGCGGCATCACCCAGCACATCGGGGCCTACCAGGTCACCGTCGAGCACGAGGGTGCCGACCGCGCCATCACGTTCATCGACACCCCGGGTCATGAGGCGTTCACCGCCATGCGTGCACGCGGTGCCGACGTCACGGACATCGCGATCCTCGTGGTCGCGGCGGACGACGGCGTGATGCCCCAGACGATCGAGGCGCTCAACCACGCGCAGGCGGCCGGTGTGCCGATCGTCGTGGCCGTCAACAAGATCGACAAGGAGTCGGCCAACCCGGACAAGGTGATGCAGCAGCTCACCGAGTACAACCTGGTGGCCGAGGCCTACGGCGGCGACACGATGTTCGTCCCGATCTCGGCGCTCAAGCGCACCGGTATCGACGAGCTGCTCGAGGCCGTCCTCCTCACGGCGGACGCGTCCCTCGACCTGCGGGCGAACCCGGACAAGGACGCGCGCGGCGTCGCCATCGAGGCGAACCTCGACAAGGGCCGCGGCTCCGTCGCGACCGTCCTGGTCCAGTCCGGGACGCTCAACGTCGGCGACGCGATCGTCGCGGGAACGGCCTACGGCCGCGTCCGCGCGATGTTCGACGACCGCGGTGAGGCGCTGGCGCAGGCCGGCCCGTCCTGCCCCGTGCAGGTGCTCGGTCTGACCTCGGTGCCGCGCGCCGGCGACACCTTCCTCGTGGCTCCGGACGACCGGACCGCGCGGCAGATCGCCGACAAGCGCGACGCCGCCGAGCGGGCCGCCCTCCTGGCCCGCCGCCGCAAGCGGATGAGCCTCGAGGACTTCACCGAGGCGCTCGAGAGGGGCAAGGTCGACACGCTCAACCTCGTCCTCAAGGGCGACGTATCCGGTGCCGTCGAGGCCCTCGAGGACGCGCTGCTCAAGATCGACGTCGGCGACGAGGTCGAGCTGCGGATCATCCACCGCGGTGTCGGTGCGATCACGCAGAACGACGTCAACCTCGCGACCGTCGACAACGCGGTCATCATCGGCTTCAACGTGCGCCCGGACGTCCGGGTGGCGGAGCTCGCCGACCGCGAGGGCGTCGACATCCGCTACTACTCGATCATCTACCAGGCGATCGAGGACGTGGAGAACTCGCTCAAGGGCATGCTCAAGCCGATCTACGAGGAGGTCCAGCTCGGGACCGCGGAGATCCGTCAGATCTTCCGCAGCTCCAAGTTCGGGAACATCGCCGGATCGATCGTGCGGTCGGGTCTCATCCGCCGCAACGCCGCCGCGCGCGTCCTGCGCGACGGGGTCGTGGTCGGGGACAACCTCAAGATCGAGTCGCTGCGTCGCGAGAAGGACGACGTCACCGAGGTCCGCGAGGGCTTCGAGTGCGGTATCGGCCTCGGCTCGTTCAACGACATCCGCGAGGGTGACGTCATCGAGACGTTCGAGATGCGCGAGAAGGAGCGGACCGCATGA
- a CDS encoding YlxR family protein, whose product MTGPVSPSPGAPLSRPTTAPAPTGRTGARGSAARSGREPVRTCLGCRERDSRSDLVRLVAIGPATVVVDERRSAPGRGGWLHPRQTCLELALRRGAVARALRLQPPVDTSAVVSRMAELVGAQHRPAGSER is encoded by the coding sequence ATGACCGGACCTGTGAGCCCATCTCCCGGCGCACCCCTGTCACGTCCCACCACAGCCCCCGCACCCACCGGTCGTACCGGAGCGCGGGGGAGCGCGGCCCGCTCGGGTCGCGAGCCGGTGCGGACCTGCCTCGGCTGCCGGGAACGTGACTCGCGGTCCGACCTGGTACGTCTCGTGGCGATCGGACCGGCCACCGTGGTGGTCGACGAGAGGCGCAGCGCACCGGGACGCGGCGGATGGCTTCATCCGCGGCAGACCTGTCTCGAGCTGGCACTGCGCCGGGGGGCGGTGGCACGAGCGCTGCGACTGCAGCCGCCCGTCGACACCTCCGCCGTGGTGAGCCGGATGGCCGAGCTGGTGGGTGCGCAGCACCGACCGGCGGGCAGCGAGAGATGA
- the nusA gene encoding transcription termination factor NusA, with translation MDIDMTALRLVESEREIPLETLVGAIEQALLKAYESTPEAQRDARVEIDRRTGHVSIVVTEHTGEGEDAVAHTYTQEAPEGFGRVAAATVRSVIVQRLREAEDEQVLGAFSSSKFQLVSGVVQQGGKGGNVLVDLGGVEAVLPPHEQVPGESFSHGERVKAYVTEVGRGPRGAQITLSRTHPNFVRRLFEHEVPEVADGSVEIVAIAREEGHRTKVAVASRTPGVGAKGACIGPMGQRVRAVMAELRGEKIDIVDYHDDPARFVGAALSPARVSSVTVVDPEARAARVVVPDYQLSLAIGKEGQNARLAARLTGWKIDIRSDAPADEPAEA, from the coding sequence ATGGACATCGACATGACCGCCCTGCGACTCGTCGAGAGCGAGCGCGAGATCCCGCTCGAGACCCTCGTCGGCGCCATCGAGCAGGCCCTGCTCAAGGCCTACGAGTCGACGCCCGAGGCGCAGCGCGACGCCCGCGTCGAGATCGACCGGCGCACGGGCCACGTGAGCATCGTCGTGACCGAGCACACGGGCGAGGGGGAGGACGCCGTCGCGCACACCTACACCCAGGAGGCGCCCGAGGGCTTCGGGCGGGTCGCAGCCGCGACGGTCCGCAGCGTCATCGTCCAGCGGCTGCGCGAGGCCGAGGACGAGCAGGTGCTCGGGGCGTTCAGCTCCAGCAAGTTCCAGCTCGTCTCGGGCGTCGTGCAGCAGGGCGGCAAGGGCGGCAACGTGCTCGTCGACCTCGGCGGCGTCGAGGCGGTCCTGCCGCCGCACGAGCAGGTCCCGGGCGAGAGCTTCAGCCACGGCGAGCGCGTCAAGGCCTACGTGACGGAGGTGGGCCGGGGTCCCCGCGGCGCGCAGATCACGCTCTCGCGGACCCACCCGAACTTCGTCCGCCGGCTGTTCGAGCACGAGGTGCCCGAGGTCGCCGACGGCAGCGTCGAGATCGTGGCGATCGCGCGCGAGGAGGGCCACCGGACGAAGGTGGCCGTCGCCTCGCGGACGCCGGGCGTCGGGGCCAAGGGCGCCTGCATCGGCCCGATGGGCCAGCGCGTGCGCGCCGTCATGGCCGAGCTGCGCGGCGAGAAGATCGACATCGTCGACTACCACGACGACCCGGCCCGCTTCGTCGGCGCCGCGCTCTCGCCCGCCCGGGTGAGCAGCGTCACGGTGGTGGACCCGGAGGCGCGTGCCGCACGCGTCGTCGTGCCCGACTACCAGCTCTCGCTCGCGATCGGCAAGGAGGGGCAGAACGCCCGCCTCGCGGCGCGCCTGACCGGCTGGAAGATCGACATCCGCTCGGACGCGCCCGCCGACGAGCCCGCCGAGGCGTGA
- the rimP gene encoding ribosome maturation factor RimP → MPPASPETQIRSAVAALVAEHGLALEDVRLRRRGRETAVEITLDLADGPGSLDLDRLGDVSREISKLMDVIDVVDGAYTLEIGTPGAARELTTPRHFRRAEGRLVAFVLTADATPDAPAGGAPERLVARVVGADEEAVTVRSDGADTDTRRIPFDAIDRAVVEVELR, encoded by the coding sequence ATGCCCCCCGCCTCACCCGAGACCCAGATCCGATCCGCGGTCGCGGCCCTGGTGGCCGAGCACGGGCTCGCACTCGAGGACGTGCGCCTGCGTCGGCGCGGTCGGGAGACCGCCGTCGAGATCACCCTCGACCTGGCCGACGGACCGGGGTCGCTCGACCTCGACCGCCTCGGAGACGTGTCGCGCGAGATCTCGAAGCTCATGGACGTCATCGACGTCGTCGACGGCGCCTACACGCTCGAGATCGGCACCCCCGGCGCCGCGCGCGAGCTCACCACCCCGCGCCACTTCCGGCGTGCCGAGGGCCGGCTCGTCGCGTTCGTGCTGACCGCCGACGCGACGCCGGACGCGCCCGCCGGTGGCGCCCCCGAGCGGCTGGTCGCCCGGGTCGTCGGGGCCGACGAGGAGGCCGTGACCGTCCGGTCGGACGGCGCCGACACCGACACCCGCCGCATCCCGTTCGACGCCATCGACCGTGCCGTGGTCGAGGTCGAGCTGCGCTGA
- a CDS encoding proline--tRNA ligase: protein MLMRSSTLFLRTLRDDPADAEVDSHKLLVRAGYIRRAAPGIYTWLPLGLRVLGNVERIVREEMAAAGAQEIHFPALLPREPYEATNRWTEYGPNLFRLKDRRENDYLLAPTHEEMFTLVVKDLYSSYKDLALTLYQIQTKYRDEARPRAGLLRGREFVMKDAYSFDVDAESHAASYAAQRDAYERIFDRLGLPYVIVAATSGAMGGSRSEEFLVPSPVGEDTYVRSAGGYAANVEAVTTPVPDARAYDDLPAAHVEDTPDSTTIATLVDAANALHPRADRPWTAADTLKNVVVAVAHPDGEREVVVIGVPGDREVDPKRLEAAFAPAEVEQAGDADFAAHPELVKGYIGPAVLGPNAGGEREVDDDAHAGADGAARGRVRSGAVRYLLDPRVVAGTRWVTGANEEGRHVFDLVAGRDFTADGTIEAAEVRAGDPAPDGSGALELARGIEMGHVFDLGTKYSEALGLTVLDQNGKSRVVHMGSYGIGVSRAVAAIAEAYHDDKGLAWPVAVAPAQVHIVATGRDEEVFAAADALAVALDAAGLDVLYDDRRKVSPGVKFADAELIGLPVTVVVGRGLAEGTVEVRRRASGVTEQVPVADAADVVVETVASLR from the coding sequence GTGCTGATGCGGTCCTCCACCCTGTTCCTGCGCACACTGCGCGACGACCCGGCCGACGCCGAGGTCGACTCCCACAAGCTCCTCGTCCGCGCGGGGTACATCCGCCGCGCCGCGCCCGGGATCTACACGTGGCTGCCGCTCGGGCTGCGCGTGCTCGGCAACGTCGAGCGCATCGTGCGCGAGGAGATGGCGGCCGCCGGAGCCCAGGAGATCCACTTCCCGGCGCTGCTGCCCCGCGAGCCGTACGAGGCGACGAACCGGTGGACCGAGTACGGCCCCAACCTGTTCCGGCTCAAGGACCGCCGCGAGAACGACTACCTCCTCGCGCCGACGCACGAGGAGATGTTCACGCTCGTCGTCAAGGACCTGTACTCCAGCTACAAGGACCTGGCCCTCACGCTGTACCAGATCCAGACGAAGTACCGCGACGAGGCGCGCCCCCGCGCCGGGCTGCTGCGCGGCCGCGAGTTCGTCATGAAGGACGCCTACAGCTTCGACGTCGACGCCGAGAGCCACGCCGCCTCCTACGCCGCCCAGCGCGACGCGTACGAGCGGATCTTCGACCGGCTCGGCCTGCCCTACGTCATCGTCGCCGCGACCTCCGGCGCGATGGGCGGCTCCCGCTCGGAGGAGTTCCTCGTCCCGTCGCCGGTCGGTGAGGACACCTACGTGCGCTCGGCCGGCGGGTACGCGGCGAACGTCGAGGCCGTGACGACCCCGGTCCCCGACGCGCGCGCGTACGACGACCTCCCGGCCGCCCACGTCGAGGACACACCCGACTCCACGACGATCGCCACGCTCGTCGACGCGGCGAACGCGCTCCACCCGCGGGCCGACCGGCCGTGGACGGCGGCCGACACGCTGAAGAACGTCGTGGTCGCGGTCGCCCACCCCGACGGCGAGCGCGAGGTCGTCGTCATCGGCGTGCCCGGTGACCGCGAGGTCGACCCGAAGCGGCTCGAGGCCGCCTTCGCCCCGGCCGAGGTGGAGCAGGCCGGCGACGCCGACTTCGCCGCCCACCCGGAGCTGGTCAAGGGCTACATCGGCCCCGCCGTCCTCGGCCCGAACGCGGGCGGGGAGCGCGAGGTCGACGACGACGCCCACGCGGGTGCGGACGGTGCGGCACGGGGGCGCGTGCGCTCCGGGGCGGTCCGCTACCTGCTCGACCCGCGCGTCGTCGCCGGGACCCGCTGGGTCACGGGGGCGAACGAGGAGGGGCGGCACGTGTTCGACCTCGTGGCCGGGCGGGACTTCACCGCCGACGGCACGATCGAGGCCGCCGAGGTGCGCGCCGGCGACCCGGCGCCCGACGGCTCCGGCGCGCTCGAGCTCGCGCGCGGCATCGAGATGGGCCACGTGTTCGACCTCGGGACCAAGTACTCCGAGGCGCTCGGGCTCACCGTGCTCGACCAGAACGGCAAGTCGCGCGTCGTGCACATGGGCTCCTACGGCATCGGCGTCTCGCGGGCCGTCGCCGCGATCGCGGAGGCGTACCACGACGACAAGGGCCTCGCCTGGCCCGTCGCCGTCGCGCCGGCCCAGGTGCACATCGTCGCCACGGGCCGCGACGAGGAGGTGTTCGCCGCCGCGGACGCCCTCGCCGTCGCCCTCGACGCCGCCGGCCTCGACGTCCTCTACGACGACCGCCGCAAGGTCTCCCCGGGCGTGAAGTTCGCCGACGCCGAGCTCATCGGCCTCCCCGTCACGGTCGTCGTCGGCCGCGGGCTGGCCGAGGGCACGGTCGAGGTGCGACGACGCGCGAGCGGCGTGACGGAGCAGGTGCCCGTGGCGGACGCGGCCGACGTCGTCGTCGAGACGGTGGCGTCGCTGCGCTGA